One window of the Populus nigra chromosome 4, ddPopNigr1.1, whole genome shotgun sequence genome contains the following:
- the LOC133691455 gene encoding protein EARLY STARVATION 1, chloroplastic-like, which translates to MAVSSSGFTTHPDFKRSRLSSSPFHANNNGLELRKKKRRLSLFLDGNGVRVNRISSCCCSDSVVRRASGSGNSIDKTEEKRSHRSRVQAITALPFPSPQSRFGTKQEKFYSRCTPRNSGPQSRDTPPKRDTGIANEKDMGIDLLNEKVNESGINEDGSSWFRKSGEDLGENGYRCRWKKMGGRSHDTSSQWEETWWEKGDWTGYKELGVEKSGRNAEGDTWWETWQEMLHQDEWSNLARIERSAQKQAKLGTENAGWYEKWWEKYDAKGWTEKGANKYGRLNEQSWWEKWGEHFDGRGSVTKWTDKWAETELGTKWGDKWEEKFFAGIGLRHGETWHVSPSGGGWSRTWGEEHLGNGKVHKYGKGTTGESWDIVVDEETYYEAEPHYGWADVVGDSSQLLSIEPQERPPGVYTYLDFGSSPPPSADDSLDLPSPPLQ; encoded by the exons ATGGCTGTGAGTTCCAGTGGTTTTACGACTCACCCTGATTTCAAGCGCAGCCGACTCAGCAGTTCTCCTTTCCACGCTAACAATAACGGACTTGAGTTGAGGAAGAAGAAGCGGAGACTGAGCCTGTTCCTTGACGGTAATGGAGTTCGGGTGAATCGAATCAGTAGTTGCTGTTGCTCTGACTCAGTGGTTCGCAGAGCGTCCGGGTCGGGTAATAGCATTGATAAAACCGAGGAGAAACGCTCTCATAGAAGTCGTGTCCAAGCCATTACTGCATTGCCATTTCCCTCTCCTCA GTCTCGCTTCGGTACGAAACAAGAGAAGTTTTATTCGAGATGTACGCCGAGAAATTCCGGCCCACAGTCGCGAGATACACCGCCGAAGAGAG ATACTGGTATTGCGAATGAGAAAGATATGGGAATCGACTTGTTAAACGAGAAAGTGAATGAGAGTGGGATTAATGAGGATGGAAGTAGTTGGTTTCGAAAAAGTGGAGAGGATCTTGGCGAAAATGGTTATAGATGTAGGTGGAAGAAGATGGGTGGTCGATCACATGATACTTCTTCTCAATGGGAAGAAACG TGGTGGGAGAAAGGCGACTGGACCGGATACAAAGAGCTAG GCGTGGAGAAATCTGGAAGAAATGCTGAAGGGGACACGTGGTGGGAAACATGGCAAGAGATGCTTCATCAAGATGAATGGAG TAATCTTGCAAGAATAGAGAGGAGTGCACAGAAACAAGCGAAGTTGGGCACTGAAAATGCTGGATGGTATGAGAAATG GTGGGAAAAATATGATGCTAAAGGTTGGACTGAGAAAGGGGCAAATAAGTATGGAAGATTGAATGAGCAGTCATGGTGGGAGAAGTGGGGGGAGCATTTCGATGGAAGAGGCTCCGTCACAAAATG GACAGATAAATGGGCTGAGACTGAATTGGGAACCAAATGGGGAGACAAGTGGGAAGAAAAGTTCTTTGCTGGCATAGGTTTGCGCCATGGGGAGACATGGCATGTTTCTCCTAGTGGTGGAG GCTGGTCAAGGACGTGGGGAGAGGAACATCTCGGGAACGG GAAAGTTCACAAATATGGAAAAGGCACAACAGGTGAAAGCTGGGATATTGTTGTGGACGAGGAAACCTATTACGA GGCTGAACCCCATTATGGATGGGCTGATGTCGTGGGTGATTCAAGCCAGTTGCTATCAATCGAACCTCAGGAAAGGCCACCTGGTGTCTACACGTATCTCGATTTTGGGTCGTCACCTCCACCTTCAGCTGATGACTCGCTGGACTTGCCTTCCCCTCCCTTGCAATGA